The DNA sequence CTGTAGAAATGTGCCCTAGTTCACAATAAACAGATGCCCACTAAGGATTTgttgagggagagaaggaggaaattagaaaggaagatgaagggagaaaggaagagaagattaACAATTCAGACTCCATTTCACTATAGCAAatccattattaatattttcactctATCTGACGCTGTGTAAAAGAAATCAGGGATTGTCTGCTCTTGCTTTTAAACTACATTCAATAGCCATTGGGTATTATATCATGATAATTAAACATCAGTATCAGTCATTCCAGAAGTTCACCCTATATGCAAGTCCAGCTCTTTCGTTGTTGCTCTGAGTTTATTTCTCCAAGTTTTAAAGCATCGAATTCAAGGCTTCAAAAATCAGTTCAAATAAATTTGTCCCCAGgcacttttctgtttttgaacaAGTGCTTCAGATTAACATGAGTCAATTTGCCTAATAGTTAATAATACTAAAACTAATATGTATTACTGCTGGAAAAAGTGGAGGCCTGGGATTCAGGAGGCCTGCattccagccctggctctgccaccggCCATCCCCAGACGGTGGAGAAGTGTGACTAGATGACCTAAGTTCCCGGCAAGTTCTAGAATTCTATGATTTACAAAATTTGGAAATTGATTTATAGATATGTAGACACATCTATATATACATGCACCTAAGTAATCAACCCTATGGTAGGAGAATCAAGTGAAACATCACGAAGTgggaggaataaaaagaaaggacaggaaaggaaaacaTTCGTTTCTCCTATTGAATGACttagcattaatatttatttaatagttatcaGTGTACCTTTTTCACTGTGTCTTTCAGCTGTTGCACATTCTTCTGGACATGCTGGCCATCACCCTCAATGtgctacaaaataaaaacaagagtaaCTATTTTAACGTTGTTGTGCTGAAGCTTCATGAACCTCAGGCCCCATCTGAGTTATGTTACAAATGCACCTGAAATTAAGGCTCTTAGTAATTTTGCCCACAATGACCTAGATTTCACCAGTGACCTAGATTTCCCGAGCTCTTGAATTCCCTGGGACACCAAAATCCAGTCACTTCCCTTACAGGGGACCCCTCTTCATCTGTGAGAAATCCTACTGAGGTCTGCCCTTGTGGAAAGAGTAGAGTGGTTTATGCAAATTCTGTCAGGAATAAAACCCTCATCGAAATTGCTTGCTCAGAACAAGAAACATACCTAAAACCCCTCACTTGAAAAGTAAGCCCTCCTCAGCCTCAGTAAACACGAGGTTGCTTTCACTCTGCCTCACTCCACTCAAACCTTTCTTCATAGTTTCTAATAGTCAGAGGCATTGACTTCACACACCTCCGATTTTGTCACTTCCCATGACATCAAAGGAGCGGCAGTCTCTTCCCACCCACCACTGACATTAACCcttcccatttccttctttctctttcacttttctctcctctcaaCCATTTCCATAGCTAGGCATTTTTCCTCACAGCTCCCAACACCTTTCTCATCCAGCATACACTGAGTTGCTTTTTTTTCAAGGAACAAACAAATGAGGCTTCTGTACACTTGACTTCCAGACCCCATTCACCACCATGAACTCAAGATGTGACTCGGTTATAGCAAAAACCAACACCCTACGACTCCCAATGCCTCCCAATAATGGCATTGCAGAGGCAGTTCTTACGGCCAACATAGGTGTAGGGGGAAGAAGTGAAGGTTGGGGGAACCGGATCtcaagggaagaaggagggaacCAGGGGGGTGGGCGTGGGCTGAGGGAAGAACTCACGCATGGGCTTAGCTTGGTGCTGAGCCTGGCCAGGAAGGGCACCACCTCCTGCATGTAGGGCTGGAACCTATCAGACTGGGGGAGCAGCACTTCTTCAACGGTAAAGTTCAGCACCTGCTTCATCAGATAGCAGCGCTCTCTCATCTGCAGGTGGAAGGGAAACAGCAGGGGTCACATGAGGGGACTCCAGAAGACCTAAACCAGCATCACCACCACGCCAAAGAACCACAAATGGCACACTGCCTGCTCATCACGACTGTAGCTTACATTGACTCCACGGAACAGTTTCTCCCCAATGAGACGGACATCTGTGTTGTTGTCTGCCAAACTAGCCTGGAACAGAAGAAAAGACTAAGTGCCTGGACATGGAGGAGATAGAAGCAAACACTGTAAGTGGAGATGtactccagcccctctccccaaccTCATAAAGGCCGAAGACAGAATTCAGATGCACGCATGAGTTTAGAATAATGCCCAATGGGggaaagaacaaaattaataatCAGATGGGCTACTGAATGGCTGCTCTTTGGATAAAGCTCAACATACGCACTGTAAAGGCCAAAATGGAAGAAAGGAGTTTTGGTAAAAAACCAATCTCCAGTGAGTCTCTGAAGAGACATAGAAGATTTATCCACCTGTGGGAATAAATGATGGGTTCCTAAAGACCTTAGAAGTGCTCTGAAGAAAAGTTTAAGAACAAGGAGATGCAATGAGATTGAGATGCGTACCTCCTTAGCCAGCATGAAGGTGCGGTTGGTGATATAAGGCTGCTGGAAGTTGGACTTGTCAAGCTTGCAGTGGGAGCTGATGGGCACGGCTGCTCCCCCCTGCACTGACAGGGCcaggagaaggaggcagctggCGGCCAGAGTCCCTAGGAGGAAGGAGCTCACAGATTTGTGCAGGGCGGCCATTGCAAACAACTCTAACTCGAGCAAGTGGCAACTGAGAAAGGAGAATCTGGTATCAAGAAAACAAGAGGCAAAGAgaatatgaggggaaaaaaaatcagtcgaGAAGCATCACACCAAACAAACTAATTCTACCAAGTGTGCTGAAACACTTACCTGTTCGGATGATTCTGCTTGTGATGGGAAAGATAGAAGctgctgcttttatagcccccaagataccaattttttttttattgtgaaaaatatgACATCAGCAATTATCTAATTTCCAGTACTATCTTCTGAGAACTACCTAACCACCACAGGAGCCCACAAGCACCACCTCCTGTCCTTCCCACCTTGAGATACATACGTTTTCCTAAAAC is a window from the Eulemur rufifrons isolate Redbay chromosome 16, OSU_ERuf_1, whole genome shotgun sequence genome containing:
- the IL22 gene encoding interleukin-22, with amino-acid sequence MAALHKSVSSFLLGTLAASCLLLLALSVQGGAAVPISSHCKLDKSNFQQPYITNRTFMLAKEASLADNNTDVRLIGEKLFRGVNMRERCYLMKQVLNFTVEEVLLPQSDRFQPYMQEVVPFLARLSTKLSPCHIEGDGQHVQKNVQQLKDTVKKLGESGEIKAIGELDLLFMALRNACI